From the genome of Acidimicrobiales bacterium:
TCCGAGCACCACGAGGCCCCCCACTTCCGCGGCGACGCGGAGTAGGAGCAACCCATGTTGATGCCGAAGAAGGTCAAGCACCGCAAGCAGCACCGCGGCCGGATGACGGGCAACGCCACCGGTGGCACGCGGGTGACCTTCGGCGAGTACGGCATCCAGGCCCTCGAGCCGGGCTGGATCACCGCCCGCCAGATCGAGGCCGCTCGCATCGCCATGACCCGCCACGTCCGCCGCGGCGGCAAGGTGTGGATCAACGTCGTCCCGGACAAG
Proteins encoded in this window:
- the rplP gene encoding 50S ribosomal protein L16 gives rise to the protein MLMPKKVKHRKQHRGRMTGNATGGTRVTFGEYGIQALEPGWITARQIEAARIAMTRHVRRGGKVWINVVPDKPVTEKPAETRMGSGKGNPERWVAVVKPGRVLFELAGVN